The Sporomusaceae bacterium genomic sequence CGCCACCAGGATATAGGCGGCAGCGAAGTGAATGTAGCGGATAGTCTCCATCGACATTAACTTGTTGACTGCGAAGGTGGGCTCAACACCCTGGGTGCCGATGAAGAACGGGTTGCCGATATACAGGCCGGTGGCGAACAGGACGGCCACCGAAACGGCCATCAGCCAGTGGAATACCCTCAACCACGGACTGTAGATGTAGTATTCCTTCACAGGACCCTCACTCATGCTTCATCCCCCCTAAACCTTGAAATAGGGGTCGGTATGCACGACGCCCACTTCCTTGCCTTCGGCGTCGTAGAGGTGGGTTGCGCAGGCGATGCACGGGTCGAAGGAATGGATGGTCTTAAGGATCTCCAGCGGCTTGTCGGCCACCTTGACCTTGGTGTCGATCATGCTGGCCTCGTAAGCCCCGTAGCCGGCCTTGCTGTCGCGCGGGCAGCCGTTCCAGGTGGTGGGGACGATGGCCTGGTAATTGTCGATCTTGCCGTCCTTGATAACTACCCAGTGGCCGAGCGCGCCGCGGGGCGCCTCGTGCAGGCCGACACCCTTGGCGGCTTTGGCCCAGCTGGCCGGTTCCCACTTGACGGTGTTGGCGACCGCGGTATCGCCGGCGCGGATATTTTTGATCAGCTTGTCGAAGAAGTATTTGTTGATATAGGCATTGAGCTGAGCTTCCAGGCCGCGGACGGCGGTGCGGCCGACCATGGTGGGCAGCCAGACTTCCGGCGGCAGACCGAGGACCTTGGAAACGGCTTCGATCTGGTCGACGACCATCTTCTCGGCCCATGTCGGCTGGATAACGCCCTTCTTCACCTTGGTGTAAACGATGATGTAGCGGGCCAGCGGGCCGACTTCGGCCATCTTGCCCTTCCATTTAGGCGTCTTGAGCCACGAGTACTTGCCCGACTCGTCAAGATACTTCCACTCCGTTTTGGTGCCTTCCTTGGGGCCGGTGTAGTTCTGGGCTGTCACGCCTTCGAACGGATGGAGGTCCTTGCCGGCCTGCGGGTAGTTATACCAGGAGTGCTCGACGCCCTCGGCAAGAATCGCCGGATCGGCATAGTCTTTGCCGGTCAGGTCGTGATAAACGGCGGCCGACAGTCCCTTGCCGAAGTTCTCGACGACACCGTTGGAGCGAAGCAGCAGCTTCTTGTGGAAATCGCCGTTGGCGATGCCGGTGTAAGGCTCGTCGGGGAAGTCTCCGTACCCCAGCACCCTTTCCTTCGCCAGGCCGCCGCCGTCCACGTAGCCCTTCTGGACATACATGTGGCCGATGGCCAGCAGGTCGGGCAGGTAGAAATAATTGACAAGATTGATGGCCAGCATGATCGACTGGTCGACGACGGCCAGCCGTTCGCTGTTGACCGGGGCGTTCATGTCGTTCATCGAGATCGAGCAGGGCATGCCGCCTACTATGTAGTGCGGGTGAGGGTTCTTGCCGCCGAACACGACGTGGGAACCGACCAGTTCGCGCTGCCGGTCGAGCATGTTGAGATAGTGGCCGACCGCCATGAGATGCACTTCCGGCGGCAGCAGCTGATAGTCGGGGTGATCCCACCAGTGGGCGGCAAAGATGCCGAGCTGGCCGCTTTCGACGATCTGCTTGACCTTGCCCTGGACAGCCTTATAGTAGGCGGTGGTCGCTTTGGGGAAATCTTTCGGATAGGCGTCGAAGTTAAAATCCATCGGCCCGCTGAGCGGCAGGGCGTACTTTTCGAGCACGGTATTCTGCAGCGCGGCGGTAGCGGCCGGGTCGGCCTTGAGAGCCTCGACCGGGCTGACCCAGTCAAGGGCGTGCAGGTGGTAGAAATGGACGAGATGGTCCTGGGCGGTCTGTGTGGCGTTCATGATATTGCGCATATAGTTGGCGTTCTTGGGAATCTCGATGCCCAGAGCGTCCTCGACCGAACGCAGCGAAGCAAGCGCGTGGACGGTGGTGCAGACGCCGCAGATGCGCTGCACGAACGCCCAGGCGTCGCGCGGGTCGCGATCCTTGAGGATCAGTTCTATTCCGCGCCAGGCGGTGCCGCTCGACAGCGCGTCCTCCACCTTGCCGGTCGCTTCGTCTATCTTCAGTTCGACTCGCAGGTGGCCTTCGATGCGGGTTACGGGATCGACTACAATTCGCTTCATGCCTCAGGCCCCCTCACATCAGTATCTTGCTGCTTGGCCTGCTTGCTCTTCTGCATGGCCGACAGCGCTCCGTGGGCTACAACCCCGACCAGGGCCGCGCCGGCGGCTACCATGCCCACCTTGTCGGCGTCGGCGATCGTACCGGGCACCGGCAGGTCGGGCAACCGCTCGAAGAACGGGCCATTGTCCCAGAAATTGTTGCTGCCGCAGGCGAAACAGGGCGCCCCCGACTGAATGGGATACGACAGGCCGTTCCACCAGCGCATGTTGCCGCAGGAGTTGTAAGCCACCGGACCCCGGCAGCCTACCTTGTACAGGCACCAGCCGGCCTTGGCCCCGGCGTCGTCGAACTTCTCGACGAACATCCCCGAATCGAAGAACGGACGACGGTAGCAGGTGTCGTGAATGCGGTTGCCGTAAAACTGCTTGGGCCGGCCCTGCGCGTCGAGCGGCGGCAATTGGCCGAAGA encodes the following:
- a CDS encoding nickel-dependent hydrogenase large subunit, with protein sequence MKRIVVDPVTRIEGHLRVELKIDEATGKVEDALSSGTAWRGIELILKDRDPRDAWAFVQRICGVCTTVHALASLRSVEDALGIEIPKNANYMRNIMNATQTAQDHLVHFYHLHALDWVSPVEALKADPAATAALQNTVLEKYALPLSGPMDFNFDAYPKDFPKATTAYYKAVQGKVKQIVESGQLGIFAAHWWDHPDYQLLPPEVHLMAVGHYLNMLDRQRELVGSHVVFGGKNPHPHYIVGGMPCSISMNDMNAPVNSERLAVVDQSIMLAINLVNYFYLPDLLAIGHMYVQKGYVDGGGLAKERVLGYGDFPDEPYTGIANGDFHKKLLLRSNGVVENFGKGLSAAVYHDLTGKDYADPAILAEGVEHSWYNYPQAGKDLHPFEGVTAQNYTGPKEGTKTEWKYLDESGKYSWLKTPKWKGKMAEVGPLARYIIVYTKVKKGVIQPTWAEKMVVDQIEAVSKVLGLPPEVWLPTMVGRTAVRGLEAQLNAYINKYFFDKLIKNIRAGDTAVANTVKWEPASWAKAAKGVGLHEAPRGALGHWVVIKDGKIDNYQAIVPTTWNGCPRDSKAGYGAYEASMIDTKVKVADKPLEILKTIHSFDPCIACATHLYDAEGKEVGVVHTDPYFKV